Within the Hermetia illucens chromosome 6, iHerIll2.2.curated.20191125, whole genome shotgun sequence genome, the region TCGCCTTCCAATCATATCGCTTACGGGTGACATCACTCCAGTTTTtgcgtttgaaatagtatcaggccagcgttctCCAGTGACacgtcgcagacaggtgttccAGAAGGCTTTGAGCGACATTGCTAGTCACCTTCCATGtgttacttccatatagcaaacCAGAAGAAACGCTAGCATAGATGAGTctaaacttgatcttggtgttgaaattactacatttccagattctaGACAAAGTAGCGAAAGTGAATCTAGCGCTTTTAATGCGTCGGGCGTCATTTAGTTTGGTGCCATCGTCGCCAGAAACTACGTTGATGAAGGTGCAGATACCGAGAGTGTAATGAGCCATGAcagtgagaaccttggttttgttggtgtttatatcGAGTCCGACTTtacctgcctctctttccaaatccagagctatttgccCAAAGTAATTAGAAGAAATGATAATAGGTATTAATTTCTCCTGTAAGAGCATATCAGATACATTCCTTCTTCATGACGTTgagagctttctcgaaatcggggAGCAAATGAAGCATGCACTGTTCCATGCAGGAGAATCCAGAATGCTTGGATTTCAGAACTGttttagctgttatctttgcgacgacaaGGAGCACGCAGGTATCCATCGTGGATGGCGTGCCTGCGTACACTCTAACACATAGATCGCTGAAATGGAACGAAACAGTGGAATATATACCTTAGCAGTTGTACTGGAAAATTTACCCTCTCAGGAGGTCGGCCCTACGGATTCTGGGGATTACCTTTTATTGCATTCGATCGACACTTTTTGTTCGAATCATACAAAATAACATAATAGCAGTTCAGCTAAAATTAATAAGTGCATCGACACATTGGTCTACTTTCGCAACGTCAACATAATAGCAGTTCAAAGAAAGAGTGCTGAACATGCGCTTGTGCCAGAAACGAATCAATAGGTCATGCAAACAGAAATGTGTCAATTGTAAATTGCTAAATGGTCATGTAaacaaaaatgtgtaaattgtaaattgcttagttataagatttcttttataaaaacgaagTGATAGTAATAAACTCGGCGACTAGCCAAGGAAAAGTGAAACCAGTAGtttcttcttgttttcttcAGCGTACAATAATTTGAGGATTATTGTACCTATCCCGGCAGCCATCAACAATTTTAGGATTGTTGACTAGATCCCAATTATGGATTGATATCTGCCCAttttttacatggtccttcgagccggatATCTGGTCGAGCCAATATTTTCAGACATCCTACACACTCAGTCATTCGCATACTACAACGGCTCCGGGACAGCGTCCACAGCAAACGTTCGGAACTTCAAGAGGGATTCGAGGACGCGATACAACTTACAATACTTTCAACACCGAGAGGAGACGCTAAAGCGAGCATGGGCGATCTGCGAAGCCTTGCACGGAAGGGTGAAGACCGTGAGGGCTCAGGATGCAGTACTACTTGCGCAGTACATGAAAGAGTACGAGGAGGTCGAGGATGCCTGGGGCGAATGTTCAGTGGTATTCCGTCAAAACATTGCCAGTTACCTAGCTGCGGAGAGCAGGCAACGTCCAGCAGTTCAAGAGGCCCCAGATGCAGGCGAAAACGTAGTCAGGCTGGAAAGGATTAAAATACCCAGCTACAGCGGCGACTTCACTCAGTGGGCAGCATTCCATGACTTATTCAAGGTCATGGTGCACGACAACAAACATTTAAGTGGTGTACAAAAGCTTCAGTATCTTCGTGTGTCGGTCAACGGTGAGGCAGAACAATTGATACGCCACCTCACTTTAACAGAGACTAATTATGCGCCAGCATGGAATTTACTGAAGGAGCGATACAACAATAAGAGGGCCATCGGGAATGCCTACATGAAAGGCATATGGAGTTTACCGACTAGCACTCCGGCTAGTGCAATAGGTATCAAGCGAATATTGGACACGACCGAACAATTCCGTGCCAATACTGAATCATTGGGAGCAGATTTAGTCGACCTAATCATGGTGTTCATCCTGCAACAAAAATTGGACAATGAAAGTAATTCGGAATGGCAGAAATTTATTGGTTCTTCGAACGAGATACCAACTTTGAATCAATTCACGAGCTTCTTGCATCAACGGTTCACAATACTGGAAGCAGTACAGCTTACCGAACGCAAGACGGTGAAAGTAGGGGCACACCAGCACAAGCAACGGGAGCCGTCTGCCGAGTATGCCAGGGCGATCATCGAATTTCGCAATGCgacacatttctgaaatcagacATAACCAGACGACGAGAGTTGGTAGCATCTTTGCGGCTGTGCTACAATTGCTTGCACGAGGCTCATACAGTCAGGAACTGCCCATCACGTAAAGGGTGCAAACTGTGTGGAAAAAGGCATAACTCAATGTTACACCAGGCATCGTCGAATAGAGCTGCATCTTCAGCTTTGCCGAATCCAAAACAACAAGTCTCATCGCTGAATGCTATCAACAGTGGCGTCGACATTACGGCTGTTCTATTGGCTACAGCAAGGATTCGGGTAAAGGACAATCAAGGAACGTTCATTCTTTTGCGTGCATTGGTCGATCAAGGGTCCCAGCGTTCGTTCATCAGTGAAGCTGCGGCGCAACTCTTACGGCTATGCAAAGAGAAATGGTCGACAAGGTGTTTCAATTTATCTCTTGTCGTAGTAAACCATATAACGGACAAGATTCCCCAGTCCAAGACACCATGCAAGATAACTGAATTGAGACAGGAGGACTTAGCTGATTCATCGTATAACATTCCGGGGAAGATCGATGTCCTCCTGGGTGCTGACGTTTATGGCGATCTATTGGAAAAGGGCGTAATCCGGATAAAGAATACCAAAGTTTTGgctcaaaaaaccaaaatcggTTGGATCCTGTCCGGGCCTGTCAACCAAGTAACACGAGCATCAGAACCTTCCATCAGTATGGTTAGCATCGAACAGCTAGATGCTGACATACGAAAATTATGGGAACAGGAAGAGTTACCACAAGAGCGAATCCTCACGCTAGAGAAAGCAGACTGCGAGAGGCAGTTCATCCGAACTACTAAGAGGGATCCAAAGTCAGGCCGATACATAGTCAGGCTGCCGATTAAGCCTGATATGAACCCCTCCATCCTGCTGCATCCGTCATTAAAAGACGCTCTCATACGCCTCCGCCAGACAGAGGCAAAACTCGAACGGAATCCAGAGCTCAAAGCGCAGTACAATGCATTCCTAAAGGGATATCTGGAATTGGGACATATGAGCGAGGTCCCGTCTGCAGAAATATTTTGCAAACACTCATACTACTTGCCACATCATGCTGTAGTTAAAGAGGACAGCACAACTACGAAAGTTCGCGTCGTATTCAATGCGTCCCATAAAACTTCCTCCGGCACCTCGTTGAACGATATCCTAATGGTGGAACCAAATACGCAATACACCATCTTTGAAATATTGCTGCGGTGGAGGAGGCATAAATACGCATTGGCTGCTGACATTGAGAAGATGTACCGACAGATACTCGTGGACAGTCGAGACTGCGACTTACTGCGAATTGTTTGGAGACCAGAACCCCAGGGTCCAATAAAGCACTACCGGCTAAACACAGTAACTTATGGCACCGCCAGTGCTCCCTTCCAAGCAATACGTACCCTACAACAGGTCGCTGAAGTCGAGCAATTCACGTCACCATCAGCAAGTGAAAGCATCAAAAAGGACTTCTATGTAGATGACTTGCTGACCGGATCCTCGACCATAGAAGGTGCAGCGAAATTGCAAAACGATATTGTGAACGTTCTCAAAAAAGCTGGATTTAACATTCGAAAATGGTCCACGAATTATGAGGAGGTTCTGAAACATGTAAGCACCGCTGACCGGGAAACGTCTGACGTAGTCAACATCAATCTAGAAAACACCGTCAAGACATTGGGTTTGCAATGGATTCCTAAAGACGACATATTCACCTTTAAAGTGAAACTGCCTTATATCTCAGCGAACGAGCCAGTTACGAAACGAATAATTACATCCAATGCTGCAAGATTATTCGATCCGCTTGGTTGGATCCAGCCCATCATAATAGTTAGCAAGATATTTATCCAAAGGTTGTGGCTACAGAAATTAGCTTGGGATAAGCCCGTACCTGACCAGTTGAAAATCGAGTGGCTGACCTACATGAAGGAGTGGCCAGCGTTATCAAAACTTAAAATACCAAGATACATACAGACGTCTGATCGCTGCAAGGTAGAACTTCATGGTTTCTGCGACGCGTCAATGGCAGCTTTTGCAGCGGTGATTTACGATCGAGTAATACATCCGGATGGCACGGTATCTGCGAACATATTAACATCGAAATCGAAAGTGGCACCTTTAAAGGTACAGTCAGTACCCCGGCTAGAATTGAACGGTGCCGTCCTACTATGCAGATTGATGAAACACGTGAAACAAGCCAGCGAATTCCCTGCCGACACAGCTGAATTTTACTGGACGGATTCGACCATTGTCCTCGCTTGGTTGAGTGATCACCCAGCCAGGTGGAAAACGTTCGTCGCAAATAGGATAAGCGAAATCCAGCAACTCTAGTCAATGGAGACACGTCGATACAGAGTGGAACCCGGCAGACATAGCGTCACGGGGAGTGACTGCTTCTCAACTCCTCAAAAGCGATTTATGGTGGAACGGACCCGAGTGGCTGCAACACAAACCAATCAATTACTCGTCAAGGGCAATCGACATTACCACGACACTCGAGACGAAGCCTGAGACCTCCTGCAAAGTTGCGAAGGTTGCGAAGTTCACGTTCGACGATAGTATACTGGGGAGGTACTCCGACTTCGCAAAACTGATTAGAATTGTGGCATATTGCCTTCGCTTTAAGTCACCAACTATTACAAAACCTGCAACCCTGACAACTTCAGAACTCAACAACGCTGAAATGGCATGTGTACGGCTATCCCAAGCATTATCTTTTAAAGATGAGATAGAAAGGTTGGACAAGGGGCAACCAGTTCCAGCCACTTCAAAATTATTCCAGCTGACACCGTTCACTGATGCTGAGGGGATCCTCAGGGTGGGCGGAAGACTGCGACGCTCACTATTATCGGACGATCGTAAGCACCCAGTGATTCTAAATCCTGACTGCAAGTTGTCCGAATTGATCGTAAGAGCATACCATTTGCGCACCTTGCATGGAGGCAATCAAGTAACCCAAGCAGCAATCAGAAGACAGTACTGGATATTGCAGTCTTCGAAATTGGTAAAAACATGCATCCACAAATGCATAACCTGTTTTAAATCAAACGCAAAGCCAGGAGAACAGTTAATGGGAGCGTTACCTGAAACACGAGTCACCCCTGGAAGAGCCTTCAAAACCTGCGGACTGGATTTTGCCGGACCAATACAACTAAAATGGTCATCGGGCAGAGGCGCTAACACGATGAAATCCTATATAGTCCTCTTTATCTACTTGAAGACCaaagccattcacttggaggttgtGAGTGATCTCTCTGGACAAGCGTGTCTTGCAGCAATCAAACGATTTGTGTCCCGGCGCGGTTTGTGCTCGGATTTGTATTCTGATTGTGGTACAAATTTCGTAGCAGCCAGTAAAGAAATAAAACACCAGTTCATGCAGATGATGAAAACAGTTCAGTCCACGGTAGCTAGCGACAAAATCACCTGGCACTTCATACCCCCGAGCAGTCCTCATTTCGGAGGATTATGGGAAGCTGGGGTGAAGTCAGTCAAACTGCACCTGCAGAAAGTAATCGGTGACAGCTTGTTAACAATGGAGGAAATGTACACGGTTCTCACCCAGATCGAAGCAGTTCTTAATAGTCGGCCACTCATGCCCATCAGCGACGATGTTAATGATCTGGAAGCACCCACTCCCGCGCATTTTTTGATTGGCGAACCACTCATATCAATCCCGCAAGAAACCCCGAACGAAGAATTAAACCTGCTGAAAAAATGGAAACTGACACAGCAAATTGTAAAACAATTTTGGAACCGGTGGTCAGATGAGTTCATCACAAAGCCGAACATGGAACCCGGACAACTGGTATTAGTCAAGAGCGAGAATTATCCTCCATCAAAGTGGCCATTAGCTCGTATCACTGAGGTTCATCCTGGTGCAGACGGTCTAGTTCGCGTAGCAACAATTAAATTACATGGCCGTATTACCAAGAGACCAATCGTCAAGTTGGCGGCTCTACCTATTGAAGACCACCATCCAGTGAACATTCCAGAGGGTTCTAACGAAAATGAACATGCCTCCGCGAACAAACAGGACAGTCAACCCACTAAAGTCAACCGGAAACGAAGATCTCAGCCAACAATTACAAGAGTTAAATCAAACGATGCAACTTCCGCTTCCCACCACAAAATGATACGACATACCGTGAACAAATTAAATGTCAACTAAATTATGCTAATGCTAATAAATATTAATCAAATATaacaaatttctcaattttgtaATATGTACTTTAGACATATGTAGGTGGGCGGAATGATATCTGCCCATTTTTTACACTTTTAGTAGGTGTTCGAGGGTTACAAGATCATAACCATCGATCAAAAACGTAATCCAACTAAAAAAATACCACTAATACCGAAGGAAGGAAAACCTAAAACTGAAAAACCAACTAGTAGTGTAGCGAAAACATCTCAAGAAATGGGACATGAGTAACTGTACGCAAAGATCAACAAGCTAGGGAAGCTCAGCTCAAAAACCCAACACAAGTTcactccccccccccttgtTTTAACAAAGTTGGATTTTTTGGAACTTTCTTTTCCAAAATTGTccgctgagtggttagagcacgaggctATCATACGGgaagttgcggttcaaatctcaccggtagcagtgaaatttgtatcatgatttgacgtcagatatcaATCGATTCACaggtgaatgaatacctgaatcaaatcggggtaataatctcgggcgagcgcaatgccgatcacattgcctcctatagggtattttaatcctgtagtgtaccgttacggtcttgaatgaactgcacttcaaggccctgatctaatgggaatgttgcgccaacgattattattattattccaaaaTTGCACACTGTGTTAGTGCTTGTATCCGTCTACCTActtctaggattaacttaagggcggttttcaggtaaatttctaaaatatggtaatatgctgttATTAAGCAGTTATTATTAAGCAGATATTGGAAAAGGATACATTTTAAAGCCTGGACttcgtatggatgcaccattgtaatttcttcagttttttcagttggataggttctgcggGCGAGACCTACACTTTTTGGAGCAAAAATAACATCAGTTGCGAAAAGTTCTCATTGAGCCCTCGCATTTGGCACCCCATATGtcgtattctgtgaaaaaagaaccagtgcaaaatgatgccatccgTTGTATGTAAAACGATTCGTAGACTACACATTCGCACCATGCAGACACACGTCCTCATGACaattagccgtttccgagtaaatcaggtgtggTGGACAGGCACACAGACGGGCAAacaaacatcgaatcgattctaataaggctttgttttacacaaaaccttgaaaaggacggagagaagtagattcttcaggaatggaatttcaatatttcacttgaatgtcaattattctcgttaattatcatcgtcatcatcttaTTTACAcgacttaagatgcagtaaattcgcgcgaaatttatAGCAATACAACCTTGGCACTAATAGtcagattcccatgaaacaggcatacgCGCGATAATGCcttctatgctggtgcaaaatttagtacttccaggatgaacttaaggggacttTCTAGTaactttctaaaagttggtaatatgcaattagtaagtttatttgagcagatattggaccctgatttatttttcagatttttgtgtagtttcagaaaatgagtcctgtctcactttaagtgtgcacattttgactcctctcTCGCGTACTTtaaaattcacgtcaaaactaatatcattttcggaaattactaatcgaggcccTTCATTCCCATGATTATGttatattcagtaaaaaaaaaatgaaatttccccTTTGCATGAatagggagcccccctttaaactctaccAAAAtttgccactcactgtatgtaatGAATACATCATTACATTTCATAGTTTcgatatttccaccaaatttcgttcagacCGGTTTAGcctttttggagaaaagtacgtatGACAAACAGACACTGGTAGAATGGCAGAAACGATGGGACGAGAGCAAGAAAGGACGCTGGGGTCATAGGTTGATACCGAACGTCGAAAGCAGGACTAAACGGAGGTATGGTAACGTAGGCTATGATTCGACATAGTTTCTAGGCGGACATGGTGGTTATCGAGGGTACCTCCACCCATTGGGTCATGGGGATTCTCCGAAATTCCCGATTTGCTAGTACGTAACAGAGGATGCGGAGCAACATACAGAACGAAAATTAAAGCGGTAGCCAATATCCACTTATCAGCGGAAAACATAATGGAGAATATGTTAAGTTCGATTGAGGTGGAATAAGCAATAAAAATTATCCACGGAATGCTAAGCCAGGAGGGGTTtagaaggaagaaagagaggGAGAGGATTACCATCACCAAGAACAGTTACATACTGATCTAGTTCCCCGACGAACTATCATATGACACTCTCGAGGGGAGAGTGGATGGAGAAGGAGgtgcttttagtgggtaaaagttcCACACAACCGAGTGGCAGTACTCATCGGtaacttttgaagctttccacctaccataaaaaaagacagacagtgaatcaattttaataaggttttgttttacacaaaacgttaaaaaaagaTTTCGTTCGACTCTTCCAGTTCATCAGAAGCTTCTTCGGTTCAGGAAGTCACTTCAACGCAAAATATTGGGACAACAACATCCAGGGGCACAGCTTTATTGGAAACGAAACGAGCATTAAAGAGCACTTTTCACTCCGGCGGTAAGCATACATACGGGCTGACTGACGTAACACCCGATGTCATTGACTTCTTCGTAACTAAGGGAATCTCAGACAAAAACATTCCGTCCCTCGACTATGGAAAGTGACCGAAGTTATAATGGTccccaaaccagggaaggagCCAAGAAGAGTCGAATCGTATCGCCTAACATCGCTACTTCTTACTACAGCCAAGCTATTTGAAGGGTTTCTCCTTAAGAGACTGAAGCAAATTGTTAATCGAAACCTAATGCCACCTCACCAATTCGATTTCCGCGAAAAGCATTCCACAATTGAAGAAATGCATAAGATAACTAATCTGATAAAAAATCTCCacgcccagatggcataatgccagccatgctacagaagcagcaggatagggttgtgccgtggcttgttgagatttaccggagctgcatcactttaggatacgtaccatagtcctggaggcgcgcacgagtggttttcataccgaaagcgggcaggcgcggtcatgagtccgcgaaggactttcggccaatcagtctgacctctttcgtgctggagaccctagaacgcgtcctggacattcacttaaggacgattatggagagaacgcccttCGCTAAGTcctagcatgcctacctcaaaggaaaatccacagaaaccgccccccacgaggtaattggcacggttgagcggtcgctgcagtacaagcagtatacccttgctgccttctcgTATATAGAGGgaactttcaacaacgttagtaccaacgccatcaaggaagcgttgaccggtattggattggaggtgtatctcacgcattggattatatccatgctgagtaccaggataatccagtccgatttaggaggcaaccacttgaccagagtcgtgaacagaggcacgccccagggtggcgccatctcaccggtgttctggttaatagtaatggacaaaatgttacgtacattggacagcagcgggattaaggtggtggcgtatgccaacgacttggtgatattagtatcagggatgtttctgtccattatgagcgacatcatggaaggagcgttgcgaaaggtgtgcctatgggccgcaagatgcggactcaacataaacccaaccaaaacgcagctGATGCtactcaccaccaagacaaggatacctgaatttcatctaccacggctgaatgaacaaagattggttctttcctctaatgtaaagtatctgggtgtaatcctggatcctaaactaaattggaggttgaacatagaactgagggttaagaaggcctgtatagccttctatgcctgtaagagaacctttgcaaagaaatggggtctccggccgaagatggttctctggatgtacaccgctgtagcgcgtccgatcctgacgtacggggctctgttgtatggtggcaggctttgaagaagaaatacaatagaacgaagcttaataggattcaaagaaccgcgtgtgcaggtgctacgggagCTCTGCggccctgcccggcagatgctctcagtgtactcctgcatctcctccccctagacctccacatcaaatatgttgcagcgtgcagtgccgtcagactacgtgagtccggatgctggacaggaAAGtcttacggccacagcaacatcctagatgaaatacctcgaggaatctgggcatcccccacggactatgtcacacgcatgctgaacttcacgagaagctttgctgtggaccttccaaccaggacaaagtggaagaccggcggcgtgttgcaagactatgacacggtattctttatggacggatcaaagatggcctatggagttggcgcgggggttttctcgaatgcaaACGGTGTCTCCCAGGTTtctccagtgtattccaggcggaagtactggcgatattggaagtctgtcgatggctggagcgtgattcgagccccaagcgtaacatagccattctgaccgacagccaagcggccatcaaggccttgtactcaacgacgacatctttcaggctagtggggcagtgcagagacgcgctcaactaTCTAAGCGGCacgctcctctgggttcccgggcataggaacatagaggggaatgagcgggctgacggattggccagacaaggctctgctcttgccagtccctcggggaatacagtcggtgttccgctggcggctgtcgggggccgagtctactcgcactgcctagcagccgcgggcctgagatggcgaaggcttacaagctgtgccaagtcaagaagaatttggctcgcttataacatagagcgatcacgagagctcttgtgccagacgcgtgcaaatgcattgaaGATTaccgcggtctgcacggggcactggcccataggggaccatgccgctacgcTCGGCTTACcccacaattcgcattgccgaagctgcggagaaggaagggaaatcctcatgcactttctttgcgattacccagctctggctcgagtcaggctgcggacactgggtaaaccattctttggggacctcaaagagatttctagctggattgtcggagagctgctttc harbors:
- the LOC119660034 gene encoding uncharacterized protein LOC119660034, with protein sequence MKEYEEVEDAWGECSVVFRQNIASYLAAESRQRPAVQEAPDAGENVVRLERIKIPSYSGDFTQWAAFHDLFKVMVHDNKHLSGVQKLQYLRVSVNGEAEQLIRHLTLTETNYAPAWNLLKERYNNKRAIGNAYMKGIWSLPTSTPASAIGIKRILDTTEQFRANTESLGADLVDLIMVFILQQKLDNESNSEWQKFIGSSNEIPTLNQFTSFLHQRFTILEAVQLTERKTVKVGAHQHKQREPSAEYARAIIEFRNATHF
- the LOC119660035 gene encoding uncharacterized protein LOC119660035, with the protein product MLHQASSNRAASSALPNPKQQVSSLNAINSGVDITAVLLATARIRVKDNQGTFILLRALVDQGSQRSFISEAAAQLLRLCKEKWSTRCFNLSLVVVNHITDKIPQSKTPCKITELRQEDLADSSYNIPGKIDVLLGADVYGDLLEKGVIRIKNTKVLAQKTKIGWILSGPVNQVTRASEPSISMVSIEQLDADIRKLWEQEELPQERILTLEKADCERQFIRTTKRDPKSGRYIVRLPIKPDMNPSILLHPSLKDALIRLRQTEAKLERNPELKAQYNAFLKGYLELGHMSEVPSAEIFCKHSYYLPHHAVVKEDSTTTKVRVVFNASHKTSSGTSLNDILMVEPNTQYTIFEILLRWRRHKYALAADIEKMYRQILVDSRDCDLLRIVWRPEPQGPIKHYRLNTVTYGTASAPFQAIRTLQQVAEVEQFTSPSASESIKKDFYVDDLLTGSSTIEGAAKLQNDIVNVLKKAGFNIRKWSTNYEEVLKHVSTADRETSDVVNINLENTVKTLGLQWIPKDDIFTFKVKLPYISANEPVTKRIITSNAARLFDPLGWIQPIIIVSKIFIQRLWLQKLAWDKPVPDQLKIEWLTYMKEWPALSKLKIPRYIQTSDRCKVELHGFCDASMAAFAAVIYDRVIHPDGTVSANILTSKSKVAPLKVQSVPRLELNGAVLLCRLMKHVKQASEFPADTAEFYWTDSTIVLAWLSDHPARWKTFVANRISEIQQL
- the LOC119660036 gene encoding uncharacterized protein LOC119660036, producing MGALPETRVTPGRAFKTCGLDFAGPIQLKWSSGRGANTMKSYIVLFIYLKTKAIHLEVVSDLSGQACLAAIKRFVSRRGLCSDLYSDCGTNFVAASKEIKHQFMQMMKTVQSTVASDKITWHFIPPSSPHFGGLWEAGVKSVKLHLQKVIGDSLLTMEEMYTVLTQIEAVLNSRPLMPISDDVNDLEAPTPAHFLIGEPLISIPQETPNEELNLLKKWKLTQQIVKQFWNRWSDEFITKPNMEPGQLVLVKSENYPPSKWPLARITEVHPGADGLVRVATIKLHGRITKRPIVKLAALPIEDHHPVNIPEGSNENEHASANKQDSQPTKVNRKRRSQPTITRVKSNDATSASHHKMIRHTVNKLNVN